Genomic segment of Ralstonia pickettii:
CAAGGGCGAGGCGGGTGCGGGCAAGGTCCGCTTCCGGCCGCAGTTTGGCGAGCAGGGCAGCCGCAATGTCGTGTGGGGCGAGCCTGAATTCTGCGCGGAGCTCAAACACAGCGCCGAGCGGTTCAAAGCCATGACCGGTCAGCCGATGGACCCGCTGTGGCGGGCGCCGGGAGGTCACCTGTCGGCGACGACCGAGGCCTGGGCCAAGCAATGCGGGTTTGCGCATGTGGCTTGGGCGCCCGCCGGTTTCCTGGGCGACGAGTTGCCGTCAGACCGTTATCCGAACGACGCCTTGCTGCAGAAGGCACTGTCCAACCTGCGCGATGGCGACATCACCATGGCGCATCTGGGCATCTGGTCGCGCAAGGATCCGTGGGCGCCAGCCGACTTGGAACCGCTGATCGCCGGTCTGGAACGCAAGGGTTTCTGCTTCGCCACGCTGCGCGATCATCCGCAGTACCAGGCATGGTTTGCCGCCCACCCGGCACACACAGCGGCACGCTGACATGTTCGACTGGATCGCCGACACCTTCACCCAAGCGCAGGATGTGCTCTTCCAGCACGTCGTGATGCCGATCACCTATGCCGTCGGCCTGGGTGGTTACGTCGAAGATGCCTACCCCGGCACGGAATGGCTGCTGATGGGGTTGGTGCAGATCGCGGTGCTGCTGCTGATCTTCCGTCCGCTGGAGCGCTGGCGTCCGGTGGAGCCGCTGCAAGACCGCAAGGCCGTGCGTGCCGACATCTTCTACACGCTCTTTCACCGGCTCGGTTTCTTCCCGCTGCTGATGTTTTTCACGCTGCAGCCGCTGATCGACGACCTCGACGGCAAGCTGCGCTTCTGGGGCTGGGCGCATCTGAACGTGGAGGACTGGTGGCCGGGCGTTACGTCCGTCGCCGCCGTCAGCTTTCTGATCTATCTAGTGTTGTTCGACCTGCTCGACTACTGGTATCACCGCCTGTCACACAAGTTTCACTGGTGGTGGAACCTGCATTCGTTGCATCACAGTCAGCAGCAGATGACGCTGTGGTCGGA
This window contains:
- a CDS encoding polysaccharide deacetylase family protein, which produces MKSGLSMLRKAAATVALGLCALATAAPGGVNAGACKGTVYLTFDTGSMSQAELIADTLRRHRIHATFFLANEKTIHGDSTLDDRWAAYWKSLAADGHAFGTHTFDHVYYKGEAGAGKVRFRPQFGEQGSRNVVWGEPEFCAELKHSAERFKAMTGQPMDPLWRAPGGHLSATTEAWAKQCGFAHVAWAPAGFLGDELPSDRYPNDALLQKALSNLRDGDITMAHLGIWSRKDPWAPADLEPLIAGLERKGFCFATLRDHPQYQAWFAAHPAHTAAR
- a CDS encoding sterol desaturase family protein; the encoded protein is MFDWIADTFTQAQDVLFQHVVMPITYAVGLGGYVEDAYPGTEWLLMGLVQIAVLLLIFRPLERWRPVEPLQDRKAVRADIFYTLFHRLGFFPLLMFFTLQPLIDDLDGKLRFWGWAHLNVEDWWPGVTSVAAVSFLIYLVLFDLLDYWYHRLSHKFHWWWNLHSLHHSQQQMTLWSDDRNHILDDVLRGAVFAIAALVIGVEPSQYVLLVAISQLLQSLQHANVRLHFGWLGDRLLISPRFHRLHHAIGLGHEVPGKPGVLGGCNFGVLFPWWDMLFGTAIFSPEYHATGIRDQLPAPHGHSRDYGRGVLRQQWLGVKRLFGRA